One segment of Trypanosoma brucei brucei TREU927 chromosome 8, complete sequence DNA contains the following:
- a CDS encoding UDP-Gal or UDP-GlcNAc-dependent glycosyltransferase, putative, with translation MSLSEPRKREFRQRSIARRSICATVLLLSLCTVAIYLTPRRDNGMKHREKAVMQVPSVRSHVVNVPSKYPLWIREALAYVPSTVLRQWEDAEYLVVFGVPSVDINVRRRRRHLQRMTCWAYGGVARRANDFVGSMLPLYILARHPDNNYVFTSAALEEAEKWNDVITLPMNEGRVSTKKQVGQDGKWGVEAEVGMSRKTFMWFDLSLIVFSRAAYIAKGDDDMFLRVPQYLVDLRDLPRRGVYWGTIDRYTVGRTRFNYAFGWCYTLARDVAKQFVSYGPLRKVVNSSSSVLSMFTIKRFYLLAEDAMVGLTLQRAGYASKILYIREKKCSFHNVHAGPTVVAVTDSSVMVHHVREDEYEKLKQRFANERDVAPRFIYSIYEGMKGFSCR, from the coding sequence ATGTCCCTGTCGGAGCCCCGGAAGCGTGAATTTAGGCAAAGAAGTATCGCGAGGCGCAGCATTTGTGCTACAGTGTTACTCTTATCTTTATGTACAGTAGCCATTTACCTTACGCCCCGTCGAGATAATGGAATGAAACATCGTGAGAAGGCAGTTATGCAGGTACCGAGTGTGCGGAGTCACGTAGTTAACGTTCCCTCCAAATATCCCTTGTGGATACGAGAGGCTCTCGCTTACGTCCCTTCCACAGTTTTGCGTCAGTGGGAGGATGCCGAATATTTGGTGGTGTTTGGTGTGCCTTCTGTGGACATAAATGTGAGACGGCGACGGAGGCATTTGCAGCGGATGACTTGTTGGGCGTATGGTGGCGTTGCGCGGCGTGCAAATGACTTCGTGGGAAGTATGCTGCCATTATATATCCTTGCACGTCACCCCGACAATAACTACGTCTTCACGTCTGCTGCCTTAGAGGAGGCTGAGAAGTGGAATGATGTAATTACACTTCCAATGAATGAGGGTCGTGTGTCGACCAAAAAGCAAGTGGGCCAGGATGGAAAATGGGGTGTTGAAGCAGAGGTTGGTATGAGTCGCAAGACATTCATGTGGTTTGATTTGTCGCTGATTGTTTTCTCACGCGCCGCGTATATTGCGAAAGGCGATGATGACATGTTTTTGCGTGTTCCACAGTACCTTGTTGACTTACGCGATCTACCACGACGAGGGGTATATTGGGGTACGATTGATAGATATACCGTTGGCAGAACAAGGTTTAACTACGCTTTTGGTTGGTGCTACACCCTTGCTCGTGATGTTGCTAAGCAGTTTGTTTCTTATGGACCACTGCGCAAAGTAGTGAACAGTTCCTCGTCAGTGCTCAGTATGTTTACGATTAAGCGTTTCTATCTTCTGGCTGAGGACGCGATGGTTGGACTAACATTGCAGAGGGCCGGGTACGCTAGCAAAATACTTTACATTCGGGAAAAGAAATGCTCCTTTCATAACGTGCACGCCGGGCcaactgttgttgctgtcacCGATAGTTCCGTAATGGTGCACCATGTTAGGGAGGATGAATACGAGAAACTAAAGCAACGTTTTGCTAATGAGAGGGATGTGGCTCCACGTTTTATTTACAGTATTTATGAGGGTATGAAGGGTTTTAGTTGCCGGTAG
- a CDS encoding UDP-Gal or UDP-GlcNAc-dependent glycosyltransferase, putative, with protein sequence MSLSEPRKREFRQRSIARRSICATVLLLSLCTVAIYLTPRRDNGMKHREKAVMQVPSVRSHVVNVPSKYPLWIREALAYVPSTVLRQWEDAEYLVVFGVPSVDINVRRRRRHLQRMTCWAYGGVARRANDFVGSMLPLYILARHPDNNYVFTSAALEEAEKWNDVITLPMNEGRVSTKKQVGQDGKWGVEAEVGMSRKTFMWFDLSLIVFSRAAYIAKGDDDMFLRVPQYLVDLRDLPRRGVYWGTIDRYTVGRTRFNYAFGWCYTLARDVAKQFVSYGPLRKVVNSSSSVLSMFTIKRFYLLAEDAMVGLTLQRAGYASKILYIREKKCSFHSVRDGPDMFPVTDSSVMVHDIEEDSYSELKERFANERDVFSRFLYDPGDGVKTFDCS encoded by the coding sequence ATGTCCCTGTCGGAGCCCCGGAAGCGTGAATTTAGGCAAAGAAGTATCGCGAGGCGCAGCATTTGTGCTACAGTGTTACTCTTATCTTTATGTACAGTAGCCATTTACCTTACGCCCCGTCGAGATAATGGAATGAAACATCGTGAGAAGGCAGTTATGCAGGTACCGAGTGTGCGGAGTCACGTAGTTAACGTTCCCTCCAAATATCCCTTGTGGATACGAGAGGCTCTCGCTTACGTCCCTTCCACAGTTTTGCGTCAGTGGGAGGATGCCGAATATTTGGTGGTGTTTGGTGTGCCTTCTGTGGACATAAATGTGAGACGGCGACGGAGGCATTTGCAGCGGATGACTTGTTGGGCGTATGGTGGCGTTGCGCGGCGTGCAAATGACTTCGTGGGAAGTATGCTGCCATTATATATCCTTGCACGTCACCCCGACAATAACTACGTCTTCACGTCTGCTGCTTTAGAGGAGGCTGAGAAGTGGAATGATGTAATTACACTTCCAATGAATGAGGGTCGTGTGTCGACCAAAAAGCAAGTGGGCCAGGATGGAAAATGGGGTGTTGAAGCAGAGGTTGGTATGAGTCGCAAGACATTCATGTGGTTTGATTTGTCGCTGATTGTTTTCTCACGCGCCGCGTATATTGCGAAAGGCGATGATGACATGTTTTTGCGTGTTCCACAGTACCTTGTTGACTTACGCGATCTACCACGACGAGGGGTATATTGGGGTACGATTGATAGATATACCGTTGGCAGAACAAGGTTTAACTACGCTTTTGGTTGGTGCTACACCCTTGCTCGTGATGTTGCTAAGCAGTTTGTTTCTTATGGACCACTGCGCAAAGTAGTGAACAGTTCCTCGTCAGTGCTCAGTATGTTTACGATTAAGCGTTTCTATCTTCTGGCTGAGGACGCGATGGTTGGACTAACATTGCAGAGGGCCGGGTACGCTAGCAAAATACTTTACATTCGGGAAAAGAAATGCTCCTTTCATAGTGTGCGTGACGGACCTGATATGTTCCCTGTTACTGATAGTTCCGTAATGGTACATGATATTGAGGAGGATAGCTACAGTGAACTAAAGGAACGCTTTGCTAATGAAAGGGATGTGTTTTCACGTTTTCTCTACGATCCAGGCGATGGTGTGAAAACTTTCGACTGCTCGTAG
- a CDS encoding small GTP-binding rab protein, putative, with amino-acid sequence MRVEDPKSLDAVADAEESVKVEAPLEGRNTREEKDEQMFVFKIAVVGDYNVGKTSIVKRLLDIPYENISPLPQAENKQTRANGAEKGDDKSGNSANVSAEGANKYEAEVNSAQNGANTRTDCNDKADVALMTKNVLEPLPATTPTVGTDFFSRVVRSVRPGQHVRLQFWDTAGLERYASVHDSTFRRASALIVVFDVRNRESFAHVTSQHLKRAMQYNPDISGRHIFIVGNKVDLVDNSEPEDMDRFVTQSELQSGLFSAFPDVHYYETSAQTNYGVWEVLHGLCQSLPDNYAATTSGEAKEEKAAVTERDPLHSLLPLCYEPETTLDEGTVAEDPALTADGTLASLSSPSSIKSRDVRKDTKASEDELFSPRECADEDDVCHGGADAADNLKSARGRGSNGTVATVMADPIDGDGIDVDVDVDVEGEDEDVIADAAAEPECTVNSSKHVDPNKSSPVKEEGEEDAVAVHSERSAPGDGVVDKKVKCNGSDGEVETEDATDVECFPQEDNAAPPSVQNTARFGGNSLQARASSFANGGDGVLSCSRAARGKSGEDSKADENPQVTSHRKRIDDMLKRIDEDAGVEDFSEGGRRVEQMQEEASDQRKKEKSPVKLSRCFCFGSKGGGSKRSGC; translated from the coding sequence ATGCGTGTGGAGGACCCGAAATCACTGGATGCCGTAGCCGATGCGGAGGAATCCGTTAAGGTCGAGGCTCCacttgaaggaagaaatacacgagaagaaaaggatgagcagatgtttgtttttaagaTTGCGGTGGTGGGCGACTATAATGTTGGCAAGACGTCCATCGTGAAGAGATTGCTCGATATTCCATATGAGAATATTTCACCGTTGCCTCAAgccgaaaacaaacaaacgagggCCAACGGCGCAGAGAAGGGTGACGACAAAAGTGGGAATTCGGCAAATGTGTCTGCAGAAGGGGCTAACAAGTATGAAGCGGAGGTAAATAGTGCTCAAAATGGTGCCAACACTCGAACTGATTGCAACGACAAGGCGGATGTGGCTCTTATGACCAAAAACGTGTTGGAACCGCTTCCCGCCACAACACCAACCGTAGGCACCGATTTCTTTTCCCGTGTCGTGCGGAGTGTGCGACCGGGACAACATGTGCGACTGCAATTTTGGGACACTGCCGGCTTAGAGCGGTACGCCTCTGTGCACGACTCCACATTCCGCCGCGCCTCTGCGCTCATTGTTGTATTTGATGTGAGAAACAGAGAAAGTTTTGCCCATGTAACTTCACAGCACCTTAAGCGTGCCATGCAGTACAATCCCGATATTAGTGGCCGTCACATATTTATTGTTGGTAATAAAGTAGACCTTGTTGATAACAGCGAGCCTGAGGATATGGATAGATTTGTTACGCAGTCTGAGCTGCAGTCCGGACTGTTTAGCGCGTTCCCCGACGTGCATTATTATGAAACTAGTGCGCAAACCAATTACGGTGTATGGGAAGTGTTGCACGGCCTTTGTCAGTCGCTTCCTGATAACTACGCTGCGACCACTAGTGGGGAAgctaaagaggaaaaggcagCGGTAACGGAGCGAGATCCGTTGCATTCGCTTCTTCCTTTATGTTATGAGCCCGAAACTACATTAGATGAAGGAACAGTGGCGGAGGATCCAGCCCTCACTGCAGATGGAACCCTGGCGTCACTGTCGTCACCCTCTTCCATTAAATCGAGGGATGTTCGGAAAGATACAAAAGCGTCCGAGGATGAGTTATTTTCTCCAAGAGAATGTGCTGACGAAGATGATGTTTGCCATGGCGGCGCGGATGCGGCTGATAATTTGAAGAGCGCACGGGGGCGTGGCTCAAATGGGACTGTTGCTACAGTTATGGCTGATCCTATTGACGGCGATGGAattgatgttgatgttgatgttgatgttgagggtgaggatgaggatgttATAGCGGACGCTGCTGCAGAGCCCGAGTGTACCGTGAATTCCAGCAAACATGTGGATCCAAACAAATCCTCCCcagtaaaagaagaaggtgaagaGGATGCAGTGGCGGTTCATAGTGAGCGCTCGGCCCCGGGTGATGGTGTTGTTGATAAGAAGGTTAAATGTAATGGATCAGACGGCGAGGTTGAGACGGAGGACGCCACAGATGTTGAGTGTTTTCCTCAAGAGGATAATGCGGCTCCACCGAGTGTACAAAATACGGCTAGATTTGGTGGCAATTCGTTGCAGGCGCGTGCTTCATCATTTGCAAATGGCGGTGATGGAGTTCTTTCATGCAGTCGTGCCGCCAGGGGCAAAAGCGGAGAGGACAGTAAAGCTGATGAGAACCCTCAAGTGACTTCACATCGCAAAAGAATTGATGATATGTTGAAACGCATCGATGAAGACGCCGGCGTGGAGGATTTTTCTGAGGGAGGGCGAAGGGTTGAGCAAATGCAAGAAGAGGCATCggatcaaagaaaaaaggagaagtcTCCAGTTAAATTGTCAAGGTGTTTTTGCTTCGGTTCCAAGGGCGGCGGGTCTAAACGTTCAGGTTGCTGA